The Papio anubis isolate 15944 unplaced genomic scaffold, Panubis1.0 scaffold429, whole genome shotgun sequence genomic interval agacatacaaactaccatcagagaatactataaatacctctatgcaaataaactagaaaatctggaagaaatggataaattcctggacacatgcaccctccgaagactaaaccaggaagaactcgaatccctgaatagaccaataacaagttctgaaattgaggcagtaattaatagcctaccaaccaaaaaaagctcaggaccagatggattcacagccgagttctaccagaggtacaaagaggagcttgtaccattccttctgaaactattccaaacaatagaaacagatgagctcctccctaactcattttatgaggccagcatcatcctgacaccaaaacctggcagagacacaacaaaaaaagaaaatttcaggccaacatccttagtgaacatcaatgtgaaaatcctcaataaaatactggcaaaacgaaTCCAGCACCACATTAAAatgcttatccaccacaatcaagtcagcttcatccctggggtgcaaggctggttcaacacacgcaaatcaataaatgtaatccatcacataaacagagctaatgacaaaagccatatgattatctcaatagatgcagaaaaggcctttgataaaattcaacacccattaatgctaaaaacactcaataaacaaggaattgatggaacgtatctcaaaataatgagagctatttatgacaaacccacagccaatatcatactgaatggacaaaagctggaagtattccctttgaaaactggttcaaaacaaggatgccctctctcaacactcctattcaacatagtattgcaagttctggccagggcaatcaggcaagagaaaccaataaagtgtattcaaataggaagaaaggaagtcaaattgtctctgtttgcagatgacatgattgtatatttagaaaccccatggtctcagcccataaactccttaagctgataaacaacttcagcaaagtctcaggatacaaaatcaatgtgcaaaaatcataagcattcttatacacaaataatagtcaaacagagagccaaatcatgagcaaactcccattcataattgctacaaagataataaaatacctaggaatctaacttaaaagggatgtgaaggacctcttcaaggaggactacaaaccactgctcaaggaaataagagaggacacaaacaaatggaaaaacattccatgttcaccatgttcatggataggaagaatcaatatcatgaaaatggccatactgcccaaagtaatttataggttcaatgctattcccttcaagctaccattgactttcttcacagaattagaaaaaaactactctgAATTTCATAtggaagctgggcgtggtgactcatgcctgtaatcccagcactttgggaggccaaggcaggtggatcacctgaggttgggagttcgagaccagcctgaccaatatggagaaaccccatctctactaaaaatacaaaattatctgtagGGGGAAACTATAACACATGTCATCTTGGAAATCCTCAAAACCCCAGAGTTGAAACAAATAGGACAGTTATACATTGTGAATCTGTTTGAGAAGTTTCAGTTCCTGAACTGGTGCTAATAGCAAACATGCCATCAGTAACACAAACTCATCAAATGTTCCAgttgaaagtaattttttattattactattatcatcagTAGAAGCATCATTATCATTAGCACAAAACTAAATCcgctattaaaagaaaacaaaaacacagcccAAAGGCATGTGTCCTGCTGACAGTGAGTCAATAAGTTTATCTTCGTGTACAAGGGACAGCACCCAGAGAATATACCACATCACAGCTTGATAATAAATTCAATAATTCGACCAACGTTATTGAGCACCTAGGCACAATGGaagatttaaaaatgcatacaagAATCCCTGCTTTCGATAAGTTCTATGGTGTAGTAGGAGGTATTGAAGAATGCAAGAACAGAGTCACATGAGATTAGTGACATAATAGAATCAGTACCATGTATGAAGTGCTGTTAGAAAGGGGCATCACAGAGACTAATGTCGCATTCAGTTGGGGAAAATCAAGAGGCTCCATAGAGAAGGTGACCTCTGAACTGGGCTTTGAGGAGCTGGAAGGATTTTGGTAGACTGGCATGTGAAGAAGGAGCACTGCAGGTGGAAAGAATAGTGTGGGCCAAAGTATGGCCATGGGAAAGTTCATGGAATGTCTGGGGAGAGAACAAGAGTTCATTATGGCTAGTGTTTGGGGTTTATGTAAGTGGAGTGACAATATGTTGAAAGTTATATGAGGACCGTATTTTGAAAGGCTCTGAATGACAGGCTAAGATTTCTGATCTTTATGTTATACTAACTACATTTACCACATCAACAAAATATGCAATTATCTGTGAAGAGATATGGTCACTTCACTTCCAGGTTTCTTAGGGAAACTAAATAGTTTCTAGGCAATTTGCTGTCAGAAATGTCCTAGCAAATAACACCAAGCAGACTATAGCAAATGTTTCtattttgcatgtaattaaatCTCTTCTTTCGAAGTTTTATCCTTTCCATCCATGGGCCATACTTCTTCACACTCCCATCTCCAGCCCCACTAGTTCTTGTGGCACCTGATGAGTTCACGCAAGCCTAATTTGGGATTTCCAGTCACAGCTGCTACCCTGAAAGTAGGACCCACAGCCTTGAGAAGTGAGAGGTGGTGGTAGAGGCAGTGAACAATGTCATGAAAATGTAGCCATCTGAGAAGTTTTATGGAATTCCCATCCTAAGAGTCAAGCATAGTTCTTTGAAATTGGAGTTCCACTCAATTTGGTCTGGAGGACACCTAGTGGGGTCCCAGAGCTCAAAGTGCCTAAATAAGGTCATCTTTTAAGTTTCTGCTTATTGCCAAGGAATTCCTTAAATGAATGACACTTAATCTGTGTTACACGTTATTTAAAGGCCTCCTGGCTCTGAGGCTACTGAAGCTGTGGAGAGACTGGGGCGAACGTTTCTTTTTGACTAAGGAATCCTGTTGGGCTTTGTCCTTGCTCAACAGGTTGGTAGTTGGGAACTTCTCCCATGCAATGAGTTTACAGATGCTAAAGTATTAGGCAACTGAGCCAAAGAAGTAAGCTACATAGAACCAAGCAGGGAAGATTTAGAATAACAAAGATGGCATGGCCACACTTTCTGCAGCTAGTCAGTCTTCAGCTCTTTCCTGGAGTGTGACTTCCTCTGCAGATACTCATGGATTGCTGTAGTGAGGCCCCATGTCACCCTGGACCTTAGGATGACCAGGGAGCCTCCACGGTAGATCAGGAGTAGCTTTTGGCCCCAAGTGTTCCACACATCCTGGGCAGAGACCCACAGGCTTGGCATGCTCTGCCATCCAATATGGGACTGCATATTACCAACCAGCACAATCAGAGGATACAGAACTAGGCAGGTGATTGTTTCATTGACACTACCAGACACCAAGGCAGGAACCCAATGGGGCAGGCCTTGCTCTGCCAGGCCATCCTGGATGGGGtgcttgaaagaaaaatatagagcACTCCCCAGGCTGTTCCTGGCCAGGACAGGCCAGAAACCACGGTAGTAGCCCCGTGACAGCTGCCCCCAAAGCCCATAAGAATTGaattcttcaagaatgttgaagCTGCTGGGGAAGCGAGCTTGCTTGTGACCATCCTGGAGTACATTTTGCACCCTTTCAAAGGGGCTGAGTGCCACAGCCTCCACCAGGCCAGACATGACCCCTGCAACCCAGTGGTGTCCCAGGGTATGTGGCCcaacaggagagagaaagcacaGCAGGCTATCATAAGTCCCAAACAGAAGAGTCCTTTGCAACGTcttggagagaagaggagggtaGGTTCCCCGGTAGAAGTATTGAGGACCTTCGTGCCAAAGCTGTCTCACAGCCTCTGACACTGCCATGGCATGGATCTGTTGCCGGAACACAAACTTATAGATAGGAAAGGTCAGAAAAGTAGACATAGAGTTGGAAACGGCCCCAAGGGCATAGGCCTGGGATGTCAGCTTTTCTTTCCTGGAGCCTCTGCACGTGTCCTGGGCTGAAGCTCCTTCCCGGGAGAGTGGTTCTGCTCCCCCATGCTGAAGACAACTGTGTGCAGATGGAAGAAACAGGCAAGGGTGGTAAAAAAAAGAGATTAGACCAACCAATTAATTCTGTTGGCAAGCATTTTCATTGCTTAATTGGAAATGAACCCTAAGAAACTCAGCTCAACAGAAACAAGCAACTCTTTGAGCCAGTTTCTGATCTATAAGCACACCCTTAAGAAATTAAGAATTCATTAAccttaaattaaaagaaaggcaATCAGTTTTTCTGAACAGAGCCACCACTACAGTATTTTGCTGACACAGCAAATATTCCAATATTCAAAGAAGGATTACAACTGAAGAACATGAAATAGAGGAGGGGAAGACTCCAAAACCTAATGCATCAACTTTCATGACATAAAACTGTCCATTTTATAAACTACTAGAATAATAAGTTGctattctgtttcaaaaaaaaaaaaaactggcactGTCTTGCAGAAGAAGAAAGGCATTTAACAGTTGAAGTGCAATGCTTTCTCCAGAAGTTGGTATTAAATTTGGAGAGGGGGAATCTCCCCTCACCTTTCTCTCCATAGATTTCTGCCCAAGTTGTAGATGTTTCATGGCAATGCCCAGCCCCTCTCTGGCaagtggggaagggaaagagcAGCTACTCCTGGAAGTTCAGTGCCTAAAGGATCAACACCTGGCAATTTCCAAACCTAACCTTTTAGACTTGTAGTTATATAACAGAGCAGGGTTTCTTAAACTCCgtgctattgacattttgggcaggataattttttattcttggtCCCTGTCCTGTGCATTGGAAGATATTCAGAGGCTCCCTGGCTTTGACTCAGTGTGTGCCAGTAGCACCAGTGGTGACATACCCAGTGTGATGaccaaaaatatcttgagaccttgccaaatgtcccctgggaggcAAAACTGTTCCCGGCTCAGAACCACTATACTATATAGAATAGGCAGTGCAAGGACTCCAAACTATTGCTCCTTACCCCAGAAAGGCCGGGAAGCAGATGGCTAGTATGAGAAGCAACTTGGAAGCCAGGACATATCAAGGAACTTTGGGAtcgaaaaaaaatgaatgctcaGAGCAGATCTGAGGAAGTTTGCCGGGAAGGAAAGAGGGGGTCCCTGGGCTGACGAGACAGGGTGTGCAGCAGCCAGAGCTGGCACCTCAGGGAAAGAGCACAGAGCTGTGTGGGTGTGGGGCAGGAGGAcaagggagagggggaggggcaTGATGGCCAGTCTGGAGGGCTTCCATCTACAGTGACAGAGACAGGAAGCCTGGCAGGAACAACAGACCCACAGGTTTCCCTCAGAACCCTGGGCTATGTGGTGGAGGGTGTGAAGGTTGGGACTCTAATTAAGCTAGCAGACCGATGGGGGAGCACAGAGTCCAGGATGAGGTCCCCAGGGAGGAGTAGAAGCCACACACTGCAAGAAGCCCAGTGCAGCCTTCCCAGGGCTGCCAGGCCAAGAATCCACCTTGGCGTACTATTCCTTCCAGAATCACTCCCATCAGCTCTTCTCTTCCCTAGCCCCTTCTCCCTGCTACATCCATCTCCCCACAATCCCATTCCTATCCCCCCGCCCCATCCATATCCCCACAGTCTCATTCATACCCCCGGCTCCATCCATATCCCCTCAATCTCATTCAATCCCCCCTGCTCCATCCATATCCTCACAATCTCATTCATACCCCACCCGGCTCCATCCATATCCCCACAATCTCATTCATACCCCCCTGCTCCATCCATTTTCACACAATCTCACtttaccaccactcccagccacacTCACCTCTTGGTGGAGAGATATGGAGGCTCAGCCTCCTGCGCTTGGCCCATCACCACCTCCCCGTCCTCCGTATTCCATGATGGCCttaagcctcagcctccttaatgCTCATGGCCAGTAAACTGGGAGGGCCCCTCTGCCTCTTACTCTTTAGCTGAGAAATGAGCAGGAGTAAAAGTTCAAGAGGCCCACTATTTGCATCCCTCTGGGGCACCTCTGGCCCCTGGCAGCCCCACTTCCATTTCTCCAGAGCCAAAGGGGACTCCTCCCAGATACCCAGGCCGCTAAATCCACAGGAGCCCCCAAGAGTCCTCAGCTCTCCTACCAAAGATCTTCTTTCCAAAGTCTTACCTTCACCTAAATAAGGACAGGTGGTGAggcaaatatttgtcttttcttctacCTCAGAGTGCAATAATGTTCCACTTCCTCCCTACCATTTATAAACATGTGTTCACTGACACCATAAGGTAGGGCGATTTAGCAGAAAGAAAACTGGGTTAGGATTTGGCAGTGCAAGGACTCCTAACTATTGCACCTACCCCAGAAAGGCCAGGAAGCAGGTGGGGTAGTATGAGATACTAGCATTCTAAGCGAGTTTTGTTATTAACTTGATGTGTGACCTTTAGAAATTCAGTAACATTTTGGAGCCTTACCCACCTGAGCTGTAAAAGGAGCAGAAAGGGCAAAATAATTTGGAGTCATCTCCATACCATATCTGTCAGAGGGGGTTGATATGGGGGCATTCAGGCCAGTAGTCCAGTACTTGATAGAGGAATTGTACTTTTTAATCTCTGACTCCTTCTGCCATTTTTGTAAATCATTGCGGGGGACTAAAAGTGATCAATAATTGAGAAACATCTCACCTTAAATATGTAATCCATTGTATAAATCCAATCCTTTCCATTTTATGGGACTGAAGATCATGTTTCTCCAATGTATTTTCTGTTAAGATGCCAGGCTTTGGAAAGGGCAGACAGACCCAAGACTgaattctgcctctgccacttacttaactgtgtgacctcgggcaagaCATTTCATTCAGTCTCAGGTTCTTCAGCTACAAAACAGGGACATTAAGACCCACCTCAAAACATTGTGGCAGAGATTAACAAcataaaatgagataaagtgGTTGAGAATCCATAACACGGTGGCCTCGATAAaagatatcaaaaaaaaaaaaaaaaagatgcttctgTACCTCACTATCTGTCTCCACAGAGCGCATTCTCTTTCCAGACACTCTCAGGACAGCCAGAAGCAGATAAAGAGGCATGTAGGAACACAACTTGTGTTCCTAAGGGAGGCAGAGAAGCCCTTTCTTCCACAAATGGGAAGGCACAACATAAATAATCTAGGAGAGCCTGGCCCCTTGACCTCAATTCAAAGTACAGACCACAGAATGGACCTACAGTTGGCCTTGAGCAGATATCACCTGTACCCTGACCTGCCTCCTATGTTTACAGACTAGTAAAATGAGCCCAGGGGATTCCAGATTCTCCCAGCCAATCTAGTCCACATGGGTAGCCTGTGTGATTGCCCCAGGATCCAGCCACAAATGAATGCGTTTGTCTGTTCATTCGGGGCATCTCTCAGCCAGTCCTTTGGTCAGCTCACAAACATGTACTGATCATCCACTAAATCATTGTGGGTAAACCACCATGGAGCTAGAGTGAATAGAATTTGGTGCCTACTCTCAAGTGCCTGGGAATCTAGTAGGGGAGACAGGTAAACAATGAGCTAAACTctacagaaagacaaaataaagggTACACTAATGAAGGTGGAAGCAAAAAGACAAGAGCAATTTATTCCTCCCGGGACGAGGAGCACCCAAGAAACTTCTCTGAGAAGGGGCATATGACACAGTCCTTAACTGAGTAGAGTAGCATAGGGTCTTGTTAGGTAGAGGAGTGAGAGCAAGCATTCTAGGCTGAGAAAGTGACCTAAGGCACATAGGCTTAAAAGTGTGAGTTGTGCATGGGGATGGCCTACCCCATGTGGTGAGAAGGAAATAGAGCAGTGGTTGACAGAGAGGAGCCTATTTAGAATGAGAACCACATTTGTCTTCCCCACTGCATTGTGTCCTAGGGCACAGACATGGGCTCTGAATTCAGCCAGCCCTGGGTttgaatttcactctgtcactttcTAGCTTTATAACCTTGGCCAAGTTTCTTCACCTCTCTGATGCTCAGTATCTTTATATGTAAAATCATTGTCATGAAGGATGCATGAGACAAAGTAtggaaagtgcttagcacagcacCTGGTATATAAGTTGCTCCATAAGTTATattagtaatttcatttttaaaaatgagataatactaggaatccaacttacaagggatgtgaaggccctcttcaaggagaattacaaaccactgctcaatgaaataaaagaggacacaaacaaatggaagaacattccatgctcatggatagaaataatcaaaattgtgaaaatggccataaagcccaaggtaatttatagattcaatgccatccccatcaagctaccaatgacttccttcacataattggaaaaaacgactttaaagttcatacggaaccaaaaaagagcccacatagccaagacaatcctaagccaaaagaacaaaggtggaggcatcacgctacctgacttcaaactataatacaaggctacagtgaccaaaacagcatggtactggtaccaaaacagagatatagaccaatggaacagaacagagcccttggaaataataccacacatctacaaccatctgatctttgacaaatctgacaaaaactagaaatggagaaaagattccctatttaataaatggtgctgggaaaactggctagtcatatgtagaaagctgaaactggatcccgtccttacaccttacacaaaaatgaattcaagatggattaaagacttaaatgtcagacctaaaaacataaaatccctagaagaaaatctaggcaataccattcaggacataggcatgggcaagggcttcatgtctaaaacaccaaaggcaatggcaacaaaagccaaaattgagaaatgggatctaattaaactaaagagcttctgcacagtaaaagcaactaccatcagagtgaacagcaacctacataatgggagaaaacttttgcaccctacccatctgacaaagggctaatatccagaatctacaaagaacttaaacaaatttacaagaaaaaatcaaacaaccccatcaaaaagtgggcaaaggacatgaacagacacttttcaaaagaagacatttatgcagccaacagacacatgaaaaaatgctcatcatcactgccatcagagaaatgcaaatcaaaaccacaatgaccatctcacaccagttagaatggcaatcattaaaaaactgaaacaacagtcctgaaaggatgtggagaaatagaaatacctttacactgctggtggactGTGtaaaaccagttcaaccattaggAAGACacagtggcgattcctcaaggatctagaactagaaataccatttgactcagccatcccattactgggtatatacccaaaggattataaatcatgctgctataaagacacatgcacacacgtatgtttattgtggcactattcaagatagcaaagacttgaaccaacccaaatgtccatcaatgatagactaccAAGAAAATGTATAATACATACATCATGGAATCACTtcatgcagtcataaaaaaggatgaattcatgtcctttagggacatggatgaagctgaaaaccatcattctcaaagcaaactatggcaaggatGAAAActgaacaccacatgttctcaccataggtgggaattgaacaatgacatcacttggacacaggatagaacatcacacactggggcctgttgtgggtgggggagggaggaggatagctttaggagatgcctaatgtaaatgtcgagttaatgggtgcaacacaccaacatggcacatgtattacctaagtaacaaaacccgtaatgttgtgcacatgtaccctagaacttaaagtataacactaataataaataaataaataaataatgagataatagggcagagcttgcagtgagccgagatcgcaccactgcactccagcctgggtgacagtgcaagactctgtcttaaaaaaaaaaaataaaaaaataaagagataatggGAATAAAGGCAAGATAACAACTAAATTATTCTAAAGGCTGCAATTGGTCTAATGAACTAGGTCATCTGCAGAATGCATTTTAGACTTTTTtggaaggcaagaaagaagagtTTTCATGGGCTTTGGAGTTTGACATCCCtggcctgcagtcccagtgcCTCCACTTAAAAGTTTAAGCCTAACACAAGTTACTTAACGTCCCTGAAATTTAGTTTCCCTCTCTGCAAAATAGGATACAATGACTGTCTTAACAGTGTTGCTGGGAAGCTTAAATGAGATAACAGATAGAAAGTTCCTGGCACAAAGGAGGCAGGCAGCCAAAGGCAGCTATTATTGTTTCAGCTGAAAGCTTTATCTCCAAACCTTCAAGCTTTTAAGGTTTATgtgttaaaattacaaaatgtggTCTCATTGGAGCCATCAGTTggaacacactcacacacatgagGCCAGAGATAGGATGTCCTGTATTCAATTGGAGCCAGGTTGCAAATACGCCCCCGATCCCTGCACGAAGAGTCCCTCGCTTTGTTCCAGTAGCCCAACCCTGGCACCTTTACACAGTCCATTTCCTGTCACTATTTTTGTCCACTTATTCTTGGTCTTATGTGATTCCACTCCTACCAAGTCCAGCTGCAAATACCTAATTTGATGATGAAGCCAATTTGAACACTGAACAAGAGTCTTCTGGGAGGCAAGAGTCAGATGTCATGGGACAGGGGAGCAGAAGCAAAAGTCTGAAGGAAACCTAAGCGCTACTGCCAGCATCACCCTTGAGTGTGCGAGGTGAGCAACCTGCCTTATCCATACATCCACACTTTCCACCTTCCACCACCACTATCCCACTGTTCCATCCACAGGCCACAATCCTGAGATGGAAGGTGCTTCATCTCCAAATTTGCATTGTTTACTCCAAGGAACTCTAGATCTTGGAGTTGTAAATAAGAGGGTGGAAATGAGTGAGTGAAGTGCCTTGGCAGGCTGAAGATGAAGCCAATGGCAGCGGAAGGGTATCAAACTGTTCACTTGCTTCCAAGCATCAGGAATCAAGAACAGGCCCCATAGGAGCCTCCTAGCCACACTATACATAAAGGAAGTAATACCTGCTCTCTAAGTCAGGGAAAAATGGAGCAGGTTTTCCAACCACTGCCTTCACAGCCATTCACTTTGGACAACCCTGCATGCTGCTCTTAGCGGAGTTGCTCCTTCTCTGGGGCCAGTAATGCCAAATCCAGCAAAGGAGAAGTCCCCTGGAAGAGCCTGCTACAGAGGGCAACTCTTAGCAACCTGTCCTTGAGCCAGGAAATGAAAGAGCTTGCTATCAGCAACAGGAGAGCCGGTTTGGGGTTAGGTTAAATGGGGTTTTATTTCACACTTCCGTCACATGGCTTGAAGAAGAAGCATGTTATGACAGATGTATTTGAAAATCTGCAAAAGCTGTGGACCTGAAGAATGTACGGAGTCCAGATTCTTTGCTAACAATTCCAGGAAGGACCGCGGGTAGGAATCTGTGCTCTGGAGTTACATTTCATGACAGATATGCCATGGACAGATACACTGATGACAGGCCCATTTACTTATAACCTTCAGCATCACGTAGTGGTGTTTAGAACAGTGGTTCACGAATCTCTCTACACCTTAGAATCAACTACAGGGCTGGTTAAAACTACAATCACACTCTTCATGCCTAGTCCTAGTACATCAAAATCCCCCAGGGGTAAGGCCCAATAATCTACATTTATAACAAGCTCTCCAAAATGATTCTGAGGCAGCCCACCTTGTACTCATACTTTAGTTAATAGTATGAGTTCTGGATTCAGAGATTCAGTCCAAATTTTTACTTCACCTTATAATTTCAGACAAAtcattttacctctctgagccttgccTCCCTTGGGGTCACAAAAAGCTGTCGAAATTATGTTGCTTTTATAAAACAGGCAGCTTTTGTAGtataaaaaaagtattaaaaaaaaaaaaaaactaaggaaagAAGAGTGCCAAGAagagtttcctcttctgtgcaATGGGCACCATAAAGGTTGCCTTCATCTTCCCTCAGCCCTGTCCCCACTACCTCCTCACCCCCTCCCTCAGCACTATCATCACATCGAGACTGCTGTTGAGATGGTTTGAGACTACCTGTGCAAAAATGCTCTTCAGACAACCCTGCAGGGCAAAGAATTAGCATCTAGAGATCAACATACAGGTGCTAAGTTGGATGCTGTAACTTCTTTGCTGCAGGATACAGTGCAAGACGCTTAACCTCTCTGTCTttggctcagtttcttcatctgtgaaatggagataacgGTTCTTGCTCACTAATTGTATGCAGTCCCAAGTTGGTCCTCCCATCCTGGCTTTGGTTTTTCTCCACTATCCCTTAATCTAACAGAATAGAGGAGTGTTGGCAAGGGGCAGCCTTTGAAGCCAGATATGTCGACTTGGGTGTGAGCTCTTAGCTCTGCACTTCCTAACTGTACTGCCTGGGTGCTTCAGTCCTTTCCTGTTAAATGGGTACGC includes:
- the LOC103880833 gene encoding solute carrier family 25 member 53-like, with the protein product MGQAQEAEPPYLSTKSCLQHGGAEPLSREGASAQDTCRGSRKEKLTSQAYALGAVSNSMSTFLTFPIYKFVFRQQIHAMAVSEAVRQLWHEGPQYFYRGTYPPLLSKTLQRTLLFGTYDSLLCFLSPVGPHTLGHHWVAGVMSGLVEAVALSPFERVQNVLQDGHKQARFPSSFNILEEFNSYGLWGQLSRGYYRGFWPVLARNSLGSALYFSFKHPIQDGLAEQGLPHWVPALVSGSVNETITCLVLYPLIVLVGNMQSHIGWQSMPSLWVSAQDVWNTWGQKLLLIYRGGSLVILRSRVTWGLTTAIHEYLQRKSHSRKELKTD